Proteins encoded by one window of Geobacter sp. DSM 9736:
- a CDS encoding 4Fe-4S dicluster domain-containing protein — MAKIITKQNLQALIDALIKEGTRVVGPKIAGSLTLYEPLAGGDELDLSKLPRRSAKESFFPLCETILTFQKDKAGTTVTDIDPTAFPASVLIGARPCDAAAPEILDAVFSWDYRDDFFLSRRERTTIIGLACTEADDACFCTAVGLSPGDTKGSDLFLVPLKGGDYRCDVITDKGEKLVASHAGLFTEAPATEPEPLAKPDIAALDLNKIKEWLDQHFEDELWNETAERCAGCGACAFLCPACHCFDISDEGTEAKGARRKHWDACGFGKFTNHASGHNPRDVQPARYRNRIMHKFKYYQDKFRQTLCTGCGRCIRSCPVGIDIAAVLQEIEKQ; from the coding sequence ATGGCCAAAATCATCACCAAACAAAACCTCCAGGCACTGATCGACGCTTTGATAAAAGAAGGAACGAGAGTAGTCGGCCCGAAAATCGCGGGCTCCCTGACCCTCTACGAGCCCCTGGCCGGAGGCGACGAACTCGACCTCTCCAAGCTCCCCCGGCGATCGGCCAAGGAGAGCTTCTTTCCCCTGTGCGAGACGATCCTAACCTTCCAGAAAGACAAGGCAGGCACTACCGTCACCGATATCGATCCGACAGCGTTCCCGGCTAGTGTGCTCATCGGAGCGCGCCCCTGCGACGCCGCAGCTCCTGAGATTCTCGATGCTGTGTTCTCGTGGGACTACCGCGACGATTTCTTCCTCAGTAGAAGAGAGAGAACCACCATCATCGGCCTCGCCTGCACCGAAGCGGACGACGCCTGCTTCTGCACCGCTGTCGGCCTCTCCCCCGGAGATACGAAGGGAAGCGACCTGTTTCTAGTTCCGCTCAAGGGTGGAGACTACAGGTGCGATGTCATTACCGACAAAGGCGAAAAACTCGTCGCCTCCCATGCAGGGCTCTTCACTGAAGCCCCTGCCACAGAGCCGGAGCCTCTTGCAAAGCCTGACATTGCGGCACTCGATCTAAATAAGATCAAGGAATGGCTCGATCAGCACTTCGAAGACGAGCTATGGAACGAGACAGCGGAGCGATGCGCCGGCTGCGGCGCCTGTGCCTTCCTCTGTCCTGCATGCCACTGCTTCGACATCAGCGATGAGGGAACGGAGGCAAAAGGAGCGCGTCGCAAACACTGGGATGCCTGCGGCTTCGGCAAGTTCACCAACCACGCCTCCGGCCACAACCCGCGCGATGTGCAGCCGGCCCGCTACCGAAACCGCATCATGCACAAGTTCAAGTACTACCAAGACAAGTTCAGACAGACCCTCTGCACCGGCTGCGGCAGATGCATCCGCTCTTGTCCCGTCGGAATCGACATTGCGGCGGTTTTGCAGGAAATCGAGAAACAGTAG
- the ybgF gene encoding tol-pal system protein YbgF: protein MTAKSRCLVALVVCALAGCASQTDMANLQRDMDEMKARLLQVDRDVAGVKSSAREDLDKSLRAYQKDIETLRRSAADIQATIESTKVDNQVLSGKLDDVALLAKKPADDIALLREDMERRLKVVSDRMVKLEAGLEEFNKKIEESKPREPQQTPEGLYQKALDSFRAGDLVKSREMFGNFMQSYPSHDLVPNAQYWLGETLYAEKKYDQAILEFQQIIKKYPNKEKVPAAMLKQAMAFKELGDVKSARYVLKKLQEDYPFSEEAQKAKDRLKELK, encoded by the coding sequence ATGACAGCTAAGAGCAGATGTCTCGTTGCGCTTGTTGTCTGTGCACTGGCGGGCTGCGCCAGCCAGACGGACATGGCTAACCTGCAGAGAGATATGGATGAGATGAAGGCAAGGCTGCTGCAGGTGGATCGTGACGTAGCGGGAGTGAAGAGCTCGGCACGCGAGGACCTGGACAAGTCACTCCGGGCCTACCAGAAGGATATCGAAACCTTGCGACGAAGTGCGGCCGACATCCAAGCCACGATAGAGTCGACGAAGGTGGATAATCAGGTACTGAGCGGAAAACTTGATGATGTGGCGCTGCTGGCGAAAAAGCCGGCTGACGACATTGCCCTCCTTCGTGAAGACATGGAGCGGCGGCTTAAGGTTGTGAGTGATCGTATGGTGAAGTTGGAGGCCGGCCTCGAGGAGTTCAATAAAAAAATTGAAGAATCTAAGCCGAGAGAGCCGCAACAGACCCCTGAGGGACTCTATCAGAAGGCGCTAGATTCCTTTCGTGCGGGGGACCTTGTAAAGTCGCGGGAGATGTTCGGAAACTTCATGCAGAGCTATCCCTCCCACGACCTTGTTCCAAATGCCCAGTATTGGCTGGGTGAAACGCTCTATGCAGAGAAAAAGTACGACCAGGCAATCCTTGAGTTTCAACAGATCATCAAAAAGTACCCGAACAAAGAAAAAGTGCCTGCGGCCATGCTCAAGCAGGCCATGGCCTTCAAGGAGCTGGGGGACGTGAAAAGCGCCCGGTATGTTCTTAAGAAGCTCCAGGAGGACTATCCATTTTCGGAAGAGGCGCAAAAGGCAAAGGACAGGCTAAAGGAGCTGAAATAA
- a CDS encoding 4Fe-4S dicluster domain-containing protein — protein MKYSKMTLSTETMNLGFVRKVESLSGSSVRRCFQCGKCSAGCPMRSFMEHPPNRIVRLLQLGQYERVLAGRSIWYCASCETCSTRCPNKVDLAAIMDALRKLSWDAQGPSKESYVQLANRLFIENIRSYGRQYEMRLAAVFNMKSGQFLKDLMLGPKLITKGKLKMFHQKNRNQREVEKIFSRIEEMRRKGDAP, from the coding sequence GTGAAATATTCGAAAATGACGCTTTCGACCGAGACCATGAACCTCGGATTCGTACGGAAAGTGGAGTCGCTGTCAGGCTCCTCCGTCCGGCGTTGCTTTCAGTGCGGGAAATGCTCGGCCGGATGCCCCATGCGCTCTTTCATGGAGCACCCGCCGAACCGGATCGTGCGCCTTCTTCAACTGGGGCAGTACGAGCGGGTGCTCGCCGGGCGAAGCATATGGTACTGCGCCTCGTGCGAGACTTGTTCGACCAGGTGTCCCAATAAGGTGGATCTCGCTGCCATAATGGATGCGCTCAGGAAGCTGTCATGGGATGCCCAGGGGCCATCCAAGGAAAGCTACGTCCAGCTGGCGAATCGTCTATTCATCGAGAACATCCGCAGCTACGGGCGGCAGTACGAGATGAGGCTTGCGGCGGTATTCAACATGAAGAGCGGCCAGTTTCTCAAAGACCTGATGCTTGGCCCGAAATTGATCACGAAGGGCAAACTGAAGATGTTCCACCAGAAGAACAGGAATCAGCGAGAGGTGGAAAAGATATTCAGCCGCATCGAGGAGATGCGGCGTAAAGGTGATGCACCGTGA
- a CDS encoding CoB--CoM heterodisulfide reductase iron-sulfur subunit B family protein — protein MSPNRKYDLTYSYYPGCSLHASAKEYDVSTRGLFAALRIGLKEVPDWICCGATPAHNVDELLSLALCGKNLALAEEVDGDLAVSCAACFSRLKTTQHRLKQNDIKRKQVETALDGNVPLDKPVKHLLDILAHDLGLDRLKQNVSRPLEGLKVACYYGCLLTRPPEVPNLDDCESPRIMEDVISAAGAEPVLFSHRLECCGANFTLSRPGVVLKLSNEILASAKAAGADCIMVACPLCHGNLDIRQQEIEQAAGTRYGMPVFYMTQLLALAVGVSPVRLGLDNMIVDPKPLLREKGLI, from the coding sequence GTGAGTCCCAACCGAAAATACGACCTGACCTACTCCTACTACCCCGGGTGTTCGCTCCACGCCTCGGCCAAAGAATACGACGTCTCTACAAGGGGACTCTTCGCGGCATTGCGCATCGGGCTGAAGGAGGTTCCGGACTGGATCTGCTGCGGTGCGACCCCCGCACATAATGTCGACGAGCTGCTGTCGCTGGCGCTCTGCGGCAAGAACCTTGCTCTTGCGGAAGAAGTGGATGGCGACCTCGCCGTTTCCTGCGCCGCATGCTTCTCGCGTCTCAAGACAACACAGCATCGCCTCAAGCAAAACGACATTAAGCGCAAGCAGGTGGAAACAGCCCTTGACGGCAATGTCCCTCTCGACAAGCCGGTCAAGCACCTGCTCGACATCCTGGCCCACGACCTGGGGCTCGACCGCCTGAAGCAGAACGTATCGAGACCTCTTGAAGGGCTCAAGGTTGCCTGCTACTACGGGTGCCTACTCACCCGGCCACCGGAAGTCCCCAACCTGGACGACTGCGAGTCGCCACGAATTATGGAAGACGTCATCAGTGCGGCGGGCGCAGAGCCTGTTCTTTTCAGCCACCGGCTGGAATGCTGCGGCGCCAATTTCACGTTGTCGCGCCCCGGTGTCGTGCTCAAGCTGTCCAATGAGATACTGGCATCCGCCAAGGCAGCCGGTGCGGACTGCATCATGGTGGCTTGCCCCCTGTGCCACGGAAACCTGGACATTCGGCAACAGGAAATAGAACAGGCGGCAGGAACGCGGTACGGCATGCCGGTATTCTACATGACGCAGCTTCTTGCGCTGGCTGTGGGCGTGTCTCCGGTGCGACTCGGCCTCGACAACATGATCGTCGACCCGAAACCGTTGTTGAGGGAAAAGGGCCTGATCTAA
- a CDS encoding hydrogenase iron-sulfur subunit produces MQAEKTKHDFEPKIVAFVCTWCTYAGADLAGTSRLQYPANVRVLKFPCTGRIDPVFILRAFQKGADGVLVSGCHPGDCHYMAGNFHARRRFAVFRKLLEFTGVDLARLQFSWVSAAEGGKWVEVVTELTERVRTMGPLTQFTQLEAEEHWSGELDTPELKEAFKSI; encoded by the coding sequence ATGCAAGCTGAAAAAACCAAGCACGATTTCGAACCGAAGATAGTCGCCTTCGTCTGCACGTGGTGCACCTATGCCGGCGCTGATCTGGCAGGGACGAGCCGTCTGCAGTACCCTGCCAACGTGCGGGTCCTCAAATTCCCCTGCACCGGCCGCATCGATCCGGTTTTTATCCTTCGGGCCTTTCAGAAAGGCGCAGACGGCGTTCTCGTCTCGGGGTGCCACCCCGGCGACTGCCACTACATGGCCGGCAACTTCCATGCTCGCAGGCGCTTTGCCGTGTTCCGGAAGCTTCTGGAATTCACCGGCGTCGATCTTGCGCGTCTTCAGTTCTCCTGGGTCTCCGCTGCAGAAGGTGGAAAATGGGTTGAGGTGGTGACCGAGCTGACCGAGCGGGTAAGGACAATGGGCCCCCTCACCCAGTTCACCCAACTGGAAGCTGAGGAGCACTGGTCGGGGGAGCTCGATACGCCTGAGCTCAAGGAAGCATTCAAAAGCATCTGA
- a CDS encoding gamma carbonic anhydrase family protein — translation MIRPFQGIQPKIDPAAFIAETAVIIGDVEIGAQSSVWYNVVARGDVNFIRIGNRTNIQDLSMLHVTHRKHAEDPGAPLIIGDDVTVGHSVTLHGCTIGNGAFIGMQAIVMDNVEVGEGALIGARALVTEGTVIPPYTLWIGSPAKCKRELTPQEIEWLKKSPQNYVKYALQYINDNG, via the coding sequence ATGATACGTCCATTTCAGGGTATACAACCCAAGATCGATCCAGCAGCCTTCATTGCCGAAACAGCAGTGATCATCGGAGATGTTGAAATCGGAGCGCAAAGCAGTGTGTGGTACAACGTCGTGGCGCGCGGGGACGTGAACTTCATCCGTATCGGCAACCGAACTAACATCCAGGATCTCAGCATGCTCCATGTTACCCACAGAAAACATGCAGAAGACCCGGGAGCTCCCCTCATCATCGGTGATGATGTAACTGTCGGCCACAGTGTGACCCTTCACGGATGCACAATAGGCAACGGGGCCTTTATCGGAATGCAAGCGATTGTGATGGACAACGTTGAGGTAGGGGAGGGGGCTTTGATAGGAGCCAGGGCTCTCGTAACTGAAGGAACAGTGATCCCGCCGTACACCCTCTGGATCGGCTCGCCTGCAAAGTGCAAGCGGGAGCTGACACCCCAGGAGATCGAGTGGCTCAAGAAATCACCGCAGAACTACGTGAAGTACGCCCTCCAGTACATCAACGACAACGGATGA
- the nadA gene encoding quinolinate synthase NadA: MFCQGVSSPVLPTIPVQRGFDRGLNIDLLSLVFRIAAQEVYMHNDDIRQEIKALLHQRNAVLLAHNYMRDEVQEIADITGDSLALSMEASKTDAEVIVFCGVHFMAESASILAPEKTVLLPRLDAGCPMADMVTVEGLEQLKAEHPGVPVVTYVNSSAAVKAISDVCCTSANAVKVVNSLSDTEIIFVPDRNLGRYVARQSDKIFHFWDGYCPTHERLRADHVLALKEQHPDALFVCHPECHPDVTSLADHVCSTTGMYEYCRKSPARRFIIGTEAGILYRLRQENPDKEFILASPALFCPNMKLTSLEDVLDALKTMNPVVKVPEEIRKPAKSALDRMLAVPRD, from the coding sequence ATGTTTTGCCAGGGGGTGTCAAGCCCGGTTCTCCCGACCATTCCAGTGCAAAGAGGGTTTGACAGAGGGCTCAACATTGATCTACTATCATTGGTCTTCCGAATTGCTGCCCAAGAGGTCTACATGCACAACGATGACATACGACAGGAAATAAAGGCGCTCCTTCACCAAAGAAATGCCGTGCTCCTCGCACACAACTACATGCGGGACGAAGTTCAGGAGATAGCCGATATCACGGGGGATTCCCTTGCTCTCTCGATGGAGGCTTCGAAAACAGATGCGGAAGTCATCGTCTTTTGCGGAGTCCACTTCATGGCCGAATCCGCCTCCATTCTTGCTCCTGAAAAAACGGTCCTCCTTCCGCGACTCGACGCAGGCTGTCCGATGGCAGACATGGTGACTGTGGAGGGGCTTGAGCAGCTCAAGGCAGAACACCCAGGGGTCCCTGTCGTCACGTATGTGAATTCATCCGCCGCCGTTAAAGCTATCAGCGACGTCTGCTGCACCTCCGCCAATGCCGTCAAGGTTGTAAATTCTCTTTCCGACACGGAAATCATATTCGTTCCCGACCGGAACCTTGGCCGCTATGTTGCCCGGCAATCCGACAAGATCTTTCATTTTTGGGACGGATACTGTCCTACCCATGAAAGGCTCCGGGCCGACCATGTACTTGCTCTTAAAGAGCAGCATCCTGATGCTCTTTTCGTATGCCATCCCGAATGCCATCCGGACGTGACTTCGCTTGCCGACCACGTTTGCTCGACAACCGGAATGTACGAGTATTGTCGCAAGAGCCCGGCCAGGCGGTTCATCATAGGCACCGAGGCAGGAATCCTCTACAGGCTTCGCCAGGAGAACCCTGACAAGGAGTTTATCCTCGCATCACCCGCGCTCTTCTGCCCTAACATGAAGCTGACCTCCCTTGAGGATGTCCTGGATGCCCTCAAGACGATGAACCCGGTAGTTAAGGTTCCCGAAGAGATACGGAAACCTGCGAAGAGTGCCCTCGACAGAATGCTCGCTGTCCCGAGGGATTGA
- a CDS encoding CoB--CoM heterodisulfide reductase iron-sulfur subunit A family protein, which produces MSRIGVFVCHCGENISRTVDVEKVAEAASMIPGVAFATDYKYMCSDPGQGLLKKAIAEHRLDGIVVAACSPRMHEKTFRNAVKQAGLNPFLCEMANIREHCSWVHENKEEATAKAIDIVSFMTARVKRAKSLAPITVPVTKRALVIGGGIAGIQAALDIADAGQQVILVEREPSIGGHMAQLSETFPTLDCSQCIMTPKMVDVANHPNIKLYTYSEIEEVGGFIGNFQVTIRKKARSVDESKCTGCGVCTAKCPKKNIPNSFDCNRGMRPAIYVPFPQAVPNTPVIDRENCTRFLTGKCGVCQKVCGPGAVDYEQQDELVTEPVGAIVVATGFDLYDIGPKPEDSIYEGYGEFGYGTIPDVIDGLTFERLASASGPTGGKILRPSDGNEPKQVVFIQCVGSRAREKGISYCSKICCMYTAKHTMLYHHKVHDGQAYVFFMDARTPGKNYDEFWRRAVEEEEAVYIRGMVSRLYQKGDKIVVMGSDVLVGVQVEIEADLVVLATAVQAREGADSLAQKLGISYDKYNFYSEAHAKLRPVECATAGIYLAGACQGPKDIPETVSQASAAAAKVITLFAKDQLEREPIVARVNERFCVGCLACKKVCAYGAVEEKEIRDRHGRLVKVVASVNPGVCGGCGTCQATCPSKSVELDGYTDEQVIAMIEAL; this is translated from the coding sequence ATGTCCCGAATTGGCGTATTCGTCTGTCATTGCGGCGAGAACATATCGAGAACGGTAGATGTGGAGAAGGTAGCCGAGGCTGCATCCATGATCCCCGGAGTTGCGTTCGCCACCGATTACAAGTACATGTGCTCCGACCCCGGGCAAGGGCTTCTGAAAAAGGCCATTGCCGAACACAGGCTGGACGGTATCGTGGTCGCAGCGTGTTCTCCCCGTATGCACGAGAAGACGTTCCGGAATGCAGTGAAGCAGGCAGGGTTGAATCCCTTCCTGTGCGAGATGGCGAACATCCGCGAACACTGCTCCTGGGTTCACGAGAACAAGGAAGAGGCCACCGCCAAGGCGATCGACATCGTCTCCTTCATGACTGCACGGGTTAAACGTGCGAAATCCCTCGCCCCGATTACCGTCCCTGTTACCAAGCGCGCACTTGTGATCGGCGGCGGAATCGCCGGCATACAGGCCGCCCTGGACATAGCAGACGCTGGGCAACAAGTCATCCTGGTCGAAAGGGAGCCATCCATCGGCGGGCACATGGCGCAGCTCTCCGAGACCTTTCCCACCCTCGACTGCTCGCAATGCATCATGACTCCCAAGATGGTTGACGTCGCCAACCATCCCAACATCAAGCTCTACACATACTCCGAGATAGAAGAAGTTGGCGGGTTCATCGGCAACTTTCAGGTCACGATCCGCAAGAAGGCCCGCTCCGTCGATGAAAGCAAATGCACCGGCTGCGGCGTTTGCACGGCCAAGTGCCCCAAGAAGAACATTCCCAATTCTTTCGACTGCAACCGCGGAATGCGGCCTGCGATCTACGTCCCTTTCCCCCAGGCGGTGCCCAACACCCCGGTCATCGACCGCGAAAACTGCACCCGGTTCCTGACTGGCAAGTGCGGCGTCTGCCAGAAGGTATGCGGACCCGGCGCTGTCGACTACGAACAGCAGGACGAATTGGTTACCGAACCGGTCGGCGCCATTGTCGTCGCCACCGGCTTCGACCTCTACGATATCGGCCCGAAACCCGAAGACTCGATTTACGAAGGGTATGGTGAATTCGGCTACGGCACCATTCCCGACGTGATCGACGGCCTCACTTTCGAGCGTCTCGCGTCGGCCAGCGGCCCTACCGGCGGTAAGATACTCCGCCCCTCCGACGGCAACGAGCCGAAGCAGGTAGTCTTCATACAGTGCGTTGGCTCCCGCGCTAGGGAAAAAGGCATCAGTTACTGCTCCAAGATCTGCTGCATGTACACTGCCAAGCACACCATGCTCTACCATCACAAGGTCCACGACGGCCAGGCCTACGTCTTCTTCATGGATGCCAGAACCCCTGGAAAGAACTACGACGAGTTCTGGCGCAGGGCTGTCGAGGAAGAAGAGGCGGTCTACATCCGCGGGATGGTCTCCCGCCTGTACCAGAAGGGGGACAAGATCGTCGTCATGGGTAGCGACGTTCTCGTAGGGGTCCAGGTGGAGATCGAAGCAGACCTGGTCGTACTGGCCACGGCGGTACAGGCGCGTGAAGGTGCCGATTCGCTGGCACAGAAGCTCGGCATCTCCTACGACAAGTACAACTTCTATTCCGAGGCCCACGCAAAGCTTCGGCCCGTAGAATGCGCCACCGCTGGGATCTACCTTGCCGGAGCCTGCCAGGGCCCGAAAGACATACCTGAAACGGTCTCCCAGGCCTCTGCTGCCGCCGCCAAGGTGATCACTCTCTTTGCCAAGGATCAGCTGGAGCGGGAACCGATCGTTGCACGAGTTAATGAACGGTTCTGCGTCGGCTGCCTCGCCTGCAAGAAGGTATGTGCCTACGGCGCAGTCGAGGAGAAGGAGATCCGGGACCGCCATGGGCGGCTTGTCAAGGTCGTCGCATCGGTGAATCCCGGTGTCTGCGGCGGATGCGGCACCTGTCAGGCGACGTGCCCGTCGAAGAGCGTCGAGCTTGACGGATATACTGACGAGCAGGTCATCGCAATGATAGAAGCGCTTTAG
- a CDS encoding TatA/E family twin arginine-targeting protein translocase: MFGIGMPELIVIFVIALIVIGPKKLPDLARSLGKGLAEFKRASEDFKQSISEEIKPGDEKPAEVAAASEATTEPAKEATGDGGKETAKEKAGA, encoded by the coding sequence ATGTTCGGAATAGGGATGCCAGAGCTGATCGTTATCTTTGTGATCGCTCTGATTGTGATAGGACCCAAAAAATTGCCCGATCTTGCTCGGTCGCTCGGGAAGGGGCTTGCGGAATTCAAACGTGCGTCCGAGGACTTCAAGCAGAGCATCAGCGAAGAAATCAAACCCGGTGATGAAAAACCGGCAGAGGTGGCAGCGGCTTCCGAAGCAACAACGGAGCCCGCGAAAGAAGCGACAGGGGATGGCGGTAAAGAGACAGCTAAAGAGAAGGCAGGGGCCTGA
- a CDS encoding FAD/NAD(P)-binding protein gives MCDHSKNIYLPHLATIDSIVDETPDIRTLRLVFQDEQVRENFTFRAGQFAEYSAFGAGEATFCIASSPTRKGYIECCFRTVGRVTEALRRLEPGESIGVRGPYGNSFPIESFFGKNLVFVAGGIALPPLRTVIWNCLDLRDKFKDITIVYGARTEADLVYKRELKEWEERADVRLVKTVDPGGNGPDWDGKVGFVPSVLEEAAPSAENTIALVCGPPIMIKFTLPVLEKLGFSDEQIYTTLENRMKCGLGKCGRCNVGNVYVCKDGPVFTAAQVKAMPQEF, from the coding sequence ATGTGCGATCACAGCAAGAACATCTATCTTCCCCATCTCGCTACCATCGATTCCATTGTCGATGAAACCCCGGATATCCGGACCCTGAGACTCGTCTTTCAGGATGAGCAGGTGCGGGAGAACTTCACCTTCCGTGCAGGGCAGTTCGCCGAGTATTCAGCCTTCGGAGCCGGCGAGGCTACCTTCTGCATTGCATCCTCACCTACGCGCAAAGGCTACATCGAGTGCTGCTTCAGAACCGTAGGTCGTGTCACGGAGGCACTTCGCCGCCTTGAGCCGGGGGAGAGCATCGGAGTCCGTGGCCCCTACGGTAATTCCTTTCCCATTGAGAGCTTTTTCGGAAAAAATCTGGTCTTCGTCGCCGGCGGCATCGCGCTGCCCCCCCTTCGCACCGTGATCTGGAACTGCCTAGACTTACGGGACAAGTTCAAGGACATAACCATCGTTTATGGTGCCCGTACGGAGGCAGACCTTGTTTACAAGCGAGAGCTCAAGGAGTGGGAGGAGCGAGCAGATGTGAGGCTCGTGAAGACGGTGGACCCCGGCGGAAACGGACCAGATTGGGACGGCAAGGTCGGATTTGTTCCAAGTGTCCTCGAAGAGGCGGCACCTTCGGCTGAAAATACCATAGCTCTTGTCTGCGGGCCGCCGATAATGATCAAGTTTACGCTGCCCGTTCTGGAGAAGCTCGGGTTTTCGGACGAGCAGATATATACCACGCTTGAGAACCGGATGAAGTGCGGTCTAGGCAAGTGCGGCCGTTGCAATGTGGGAAACGTCTATGTCTGCAAGGACGGCCCTGTGTTTACGGCGGCACAGGTGAAGGCCATGCCGCAGGAGTTCTAG
- a CDS encoding 4Fe-4S dicluster domain-containing protein has protein sequence MNNTAKNVGAATIDPAVYEAATAAIRAEAKRILEAGTVVAVVGYAAGRRAGTAMPVVISDPACAERLIFSPACVNNLALYLTKAKKEVSGRGKLAIIAKGCDMRALAGLMTESQIRRDDLFIIGVTCPGVMGETNEGLARKCHECTVHEPQGADVRAGSLPPLPPLSPVEAEELARLEAMTPEERWAFWKKHFSRCVRCLACRQVCPFCYCEQCLCDRNRPQAVESTPRPAGNMAWHIVRAMHLAGRCAGCAECERVCPMDIPLNLLNRKMAKEMKELYDFETGLTPQEKAPLTDYSEQDDQSFIK, from the coding sequence ATGAACAATACAGCAAAGAATGTGGGGGCAGCCACCATAGACCCGGCAGTCTACGAGGCCGCAACGGCTGCCATCAGGGCCGAAGCCAAGAGAATTCTCGAAGCGGGGACGGTAGTGGCGGTGGTAGGCTATGCTGCAGGGCGCAGGGCCGGCACTGCCATGCCGGTCGTCATCTCGGATCCCGCTTGTGCGGAGAGGCTCATCTTCTCCCCAGCTTGCGTGAACAACCTAGCCCTCTACCTCACCAAGGCGAAGAAAGAGGTGTCCGGTCGGGGAAAACTTGCCATAATCGCAAAGGGATGCGACATGAGGGCTTTGGCAGGCCTCATGACAGAATCGCAGATCCGCAGGGACGATCTCTTCATCATCGGTGTTACCTGCCCGGGAGTCATGGGGGAGACCAATGAGGGGCTCGCCCGCAAGTGCCACGAATGTACCGTGCACGAGCCGCAAGGTGCCGATGTGCGGGCGGGAAGCCTGCCTCCCCTTCCACCGCTTTCACCGGTGGAAGCAGAAGAGCTTGCACGCCTGGAAGCGATGACCCCTGAAGAGCGGTGGGCCTTCTGGAAGAAGCATTTCTCCCGTTGTGTCCGCTGCCTTGCCTGTCGGCAGGTCTGTCCCTTTTGCTACTGCGAGCAGTGCCTGTGTGACAGGAACCGTCCTCAGGCTGTGGAGAGCACGCCTCGTCCGGCAGGAAACATGGCGTGGCACATAGTGCGTGCAATGCATTTGGCGGGAAGATGCGCCGGGTGCGCGGAATGCGAACGTGTCTGCCCGATGGACATTCCGCTTAACCTGCTCAACCGGAAGATGGCAAAGGAAATGAAGGAGCTCTACGATTTTGAGACGGGGCTGACTCCTCAAGAGAAGGCGCCGCTCACGGATTATAGTGAACAGGACGACCAATCCTTCATCAAATAA